In the Deltaproteobacteria bacterium GWC2_65_14 genome, one interval contains:
- a CDS encoding transposase — protein MKRRQAYKYELQPNGDQQRRMRRFAGSCRFVFNKALALQKQRYEQGEKKLGYAGLCKLLTEWRNSVDTAWLADAPVHPLQQTLKDLERAYTNFFAKRADFPRFRKKGRGDGFRYPDPKQIKLDQANSRIFLPKLGWLRYRNSREVLGTVRNVTVSPSGGKWYFSIQTEREVEQPVHPSGSMVGVDMGIVRFATLSDGTVFEPLNSFKKHQQRLARYQRAMSRKQKFSNNWKKAKAKVQKIHTLIANARRDYLHKATTTISQNHAIVCIEDLQVRNMSKSAAGSREKPGKNVRAKSGLNRSILDQGWFEFRRQLEYKQAWGGGYVIAVPPRNTSRTCPACRQVSADNRQTQVRFACVECGYENHADHVGAINVLAAGHAVIACEEPVQSGRSAKQEPTEATQAVSA, from the coding sequence ATGAAACGTCGGCAAGCCTATAAATACGAGCTACAGCCAAACGGCGACCAGCAGCGCCGGATGCGCCGCTTCGCCGGGTCGTGTCGGTTCGTGTTCAACAAGGCTTTGGCGTTGCAGAAACAGCGGTACGAGCAGGGTGAGAAGAAGCTTGGTTATGCCGGGTTGTGCAAGCTGCTCACCGAATGGCGCAACAGCGTGGACACGGCATGGCTGGCCGATGCGCCCGTCCATCCGTTGCAACAGACGCTCAAGGATTTGGAACGCGCCTACACCAATTTCTTCGCCAAGCGGGCGGATTTTCCCCGCTTCAGGAAAAAGGGGCGGGGCGACGGTTTCCGCTATCCCGACCCGAAACAGATCAAGCTCGATCAAGCCAACAGCCGCATCTTCCTGCCGAAGCTCGGCTGGCTACGCTATCGCAACAGCCGCGAGGTATTGGGGACGGTGAGAAACGTCACCGTCAGCCCGTCGGGCGGCAAGTGGTATTTCAGTATCCAGACAGAGCGGGAGGTGGAACAGCCGGTACACCCGTCCGGCTCGATGGTCGGCGTCGACATGGGCATTGTCCGTTTCGCCACCCTCTCCGACGGCACCGTGTTCGAGCCGCTCAATAGCTTCAAGAAACACCAGCAGCGCCTGGCCCGGTATCAGCGGGCGATGAGCCGCAAGCAGAAGTTCAGCAACAACTGGAAGAAAGCGAAAGCCAAAGTCCAAAAGATTCACACCCTTATCGCCAACGCCCGGCGCGACTACCTGCACAAAGCCACGACCACGATCAGCCAAAACCACGCGATCGTGTGCATCGAGGACTTGCAGGTACGCAACATGTCGAAGTCGGCGGCGGGTAGCAGAGAGAAGCCGGGCAAGAACGTCCGCGCCAAATCCGGACTGAACCGCTCTATCCTCGATCAAGGCTGGTTCGAGTTCAGGCGGCAACTGGAGTACAAACAGGCTTGGGGCGGAGGATATGTCATCGCGGTGCCACCGCGCAATACCAGCAGGACGTGTCCGGCCTGCCGGCAGGTGTCGGCGGACAACCGTCAGACCCAAGTCCGGTTTGCGTGCGTGGAATGCGGTTACGAGAATCACGCCGATCACGTCGGCGCGATCAATGTGTTAGCGGCAGGGCATGCCGTGATAGCCTGCGAAGAGCCGGTGCAGTCAGGCCGCTCGGCGAAGCAGGAACCCACCGAAGCGACTCAGGCGGTTTCCGCGTGA
- a CDS encoding transposase has product MNHDKDIRHGRHCVSLMHVHLVFVTKYRRGVFTKAILDDLRGIFAKICRDFEAELVEFDGEDDHVHLLVNYPPKVAVSTLVNSLKGVSSRLMRKKNYPNIRKKLWGGALWSPSYFAGSCGGAPVGIIRQYIEQQQTSH; this is encoded by the coding sequence ATGAACCATGACAAGGATATTCGACACGGCCGGCACTGTGTGTCTCTGATGCACGTCCATTTGGTCTTTGTGACGAAATATAGGCGTGGCGTGTTCACCAAAGCCATTCTCGACGACCTGCGCGGCATCTTCGCCAAGATCTGCCGCGACTTCGAGGCGGAACTGGTGGAGTTCGACGGCGAGGACGATCATGTGCACCTGCTGGTGAACTATCCGCCAAAGGTGGCGGTGTCGACGTTGGTGAATAGCCTGAAAGGCGTATCCAGTCGCCTCATGCGGAAGAAGAACTATCCGAACATCCGCAAGAAGCTATGGGGTGGTGCGCTCTGGTCGCCAAGCTACTTTGCCGGTAGCTGTGGCGGCGCACCTGTCGGAATCATCCGCCAGTACATCGAACAGCAGCAGACGTCGCACTGA